In Helicobacter kayseriensis, one genomic interval encodes:
- the nadA gene encoding quinolinate synthase NadA, whose product MREKIRALLQECDALLVAHYYQKDEIVEMADLVGDSLELARKASANPHKLVVFCGVGFMGQSVKILAPQKRVIMPRLACCSMARMIDDTYYDESIALMQSYGIKEIFPITYINSNAQVKAKVGEMGGVVCTSANASKIFEYARSHQKKIFFLPDKCLGLNLAHRFKMKSAVLGVSSQEEILDADVICYNGFCSVHQLFSVEDIEFYRSKYPNILIVTHPECPPEVVERSDFVGSTSQIIQYVTSLDPTQKVAVGTEFNLVNRLRKPHNGINHTFVLSATKPECPTMNETTLEDVLKVLEAYKKGEPYNEIQIPQEIGISAKKALDRMMELS is encoded by the coding sequence ATGAGAGAAAAAATTAGAGCATTATTGCAAGAATGTGATGCATTGCTTGTTGCACATTATTATCAAAAAGATGAAATTGTTGAAATGGCTGATTTGGTGGGGGATAGTTTGGAGCTTGCAAGAAAGGCGAGTGCAAATCCCCATAAGCTTGTTGTATTTTGTGGAGTGGGATTTATGGGGCAGAGTGTCAAGATCCTTGCTCCACAAAAGCGTGTGATTATGCCACGGCTTGCGTGCTGTTCGATGGCAAGAATGATTGATGATACTTATTATGATGAGAGTATTGCATTGATGCAAAGCTATGGGATCAAAGAGATTTTTCCGATTACTTATATCAACTCAAATGCTCAAGTTAAAGCCAAAGTAGGAGAGATGGGTGGGGTAGTTTGCACAAGTGCAAATGCAAGTAAGATTTTTGAATATGCAAGAAGCCACCAAAAGAAGATTTTCTTCCTCCCAGATAAGTGTTTGGGACTTAATTTGGCTCATAGGTTTAAAATGAAGTCTGCTGTTCTTGGAGTATCAAGCCAAGAAGAGATTCTTGATGCGGATGTGATTTGTTATAACGGATTTTGTTCTGTACATCAGCTTTTTAGTGTAGAAGATATTGAGTTTTATCGTTCAAAATATCCAAATATCTTGATCGTAACGCACCCTGAATGTCCTCCAGAAGTAGTAGAAAGATCAGATTTTGTCGGATCAACAAGCCAGATTATTCAATATGTCACCTCCCTTGATCCTACTCAAAAGGTCGCTGTAGGGACAGAGTTTAATCTTGTCAATCGTTTAAGAAAGCCTCACAATGGAATCAATCATACCTTTGTTCTTTCTGCGACAAAGCCAGAGTGTCCTACGATGAATGAAACGACTTTGGAAGATGTTTTAAAGGTGCTTGAGGCTTACAAAAAGGGAGAACCCTACAATGAAATACAGATTCCACAAGAGATTGGAATCTCTGCCAAAAAAGCACTTGATCGAATGATGGAACTTTCTTAA
- the nadC gene encoding carboxylating nicotinate-nucleotide diphosphorylase, which produces MDDLIEGFIKEALREDWGRGDLFSLIAEDRVVEACVIAKSSGIFSGELYLKTLCKMRGLSLLEAFRDTQAFEYGDVLARIKGSYLEILKVERVLLNILQHSSGIATHTYHFVQKLKNLPISLLDTRKTRPLLRNLEKYSVRNGGGKNHRLGLDDALMLKDTHLLYITDLCELIAQARKNLPFPCKIEVECEGFEECVRAFEAGVDIVMCDNMEVSEIKRVVQIRNEKYPLVLLEASGNLSLENIAEYASSGVDAVSCGSLIHQATWLDMSMKMESK; this is translated from the coding sequence ATGGATGATTTGATTGAGGGTTTTATCAAAGAAGCATTGCGTGAAGATTGGGGAAGAGGGGATTTGTTTTCTTTGATTGCAGAAGATCGAGTTGTTGAGGCTTGTGTGATTGCAAAAAGTAGCGGAATTTTTTCTGGAGAGCTTTATCTCAAAACACTTTGTAAAATGCGAGGACTTTCTTTGCTTGAGGCCTTCAGGGATACTCAGGCATTTGAGTATGGAGATGTTTTGGCAAGAATCAAGGGGAGCTATCTTGAGATTTTGAAAGTTGAACGTGTGCTTTTGAATATCCTTCAACATAGCAGTGGGATTGCAACGCATACATATCACTTTGTTCAAAAACTTAAAAATCTCCCTATTTCACTTTTAGATACACGCAAAACGCGCCCATTGCTAAGAAATTTAGAAAAATATTCTGTTCGCAATGGGGGAGGAAAAAATCATCGTTTGGGATTAGATGATGCACTGATGCTGAAAGATACGCATTTACTGTACATCACAGATCTTTGCGAGCTTATTGCTCAGGCAAGAAAAAACCTCCCCTTTCCTTGCAAGATCGAAGTGGAGTGTGAGGGTTTTGAAGAATGTGTTCGAGCTTTTGAGGCCGGTGTTGATATTGTGATGTGTGACAATATGGAGGTCAGTGAGATCAAGCGAGTTGTCCAAATACGCAATGAAAAGTATCCTCTTGTTTTGCTAGAAGCAAGCGGGAATCTATCTTTGGAGAATATCGCTGAATATGCTTCAAGCGGTGTAGATGCCGTTTCTTGTGGAAGTCTTATTCATCAAGCCACTTGGCTAGATATGAGTATGAAGATGGAGAGCAAGTGA
- a CDS encoding DUF6115 domain-containing protein, translated as MSLWIEQNLNLILSGFIGLAAFLILLFTYFKDLESSKRLDKFEVAIDNLYDEFYKIQKILKNLQGEQEEKTQEIIAQIEMQTKDIITHSLSKTYEHLESIEQRVNDEIKMATNNLSSLDGKIRELEFFSSNSVNNVDEKKILSLLESGKSVDVIAKELGITRGEVELLLQLSNIAYKGEQA; from the coding sequence ATGAGTCTTTGGATAGAACAAAATCTAAATTTGATTTTAAGTGGTTTTATAGGATTGGCTGCATTTTTGATTTTGCTTTTTACTTATTTTAAAGATTTAGAATCCTCAAAGCGATTGGATAAATTTGAAGTTGCTATTGATAATTTATATGATGAGTTTTATAAGATCCAAAAGATTCTAAAAAATCTTCAAGGAGAGCAAGAGGAAAAGACGCAAGAAATCATTGCGCAAATTGAGATGCAAACTAAAGATATCATCACTCACTCTTTGAGTAAAACATATGAACACTTAGAGAGTATTGAACAGCGTGTCAATGATGAGATTAAGATGGCTACTAACAATCTTAGTAGCTTAGATGGGAAGATTAGAGAGCTAGAATTTTTCTCTAGCAATTCTGTCAATAATGTAGATGAAAAAAAGATTCTCTCACTTTTAGAATCAGGCAAAAGCGTGGATGTGATTGCAAAAGAATTGGGGATTACACGCGGTGAAGTTGAGCTTTTGTTGCAACTTTCTAATATTGCCTATAAAGGAGAACAAGCATGA
- a CDS encoding phosphatidylserine decarboxylase produces MTNFCSKMFGKFASYPFPQPLQKWINQGYVKIFGIDLGEFKPAQDYPTLNHLFTRELQKERFVDMQEDVWVSPTDSLVMARGKVEHNLAIQIKGMSYGVSEFLGEVVEDGYCYLNLYLSPKDYHRYHAPCDMEVVEVRYFGGELLPVNQKSLFKNHNLFIRNERVVVVAKDQRGRKFFYVAVGALNVGQMLLHFEPRLQTNARANECITYAYQEPVKIKKGREMGMFKMGSTVVLIASGVNFELEEGRSVKFGERIGSFV; encoded by the coding sequence ATGACAAATTTTTGTTCAAAGATGTTTGGCAAATTTGCTTCATATCCCTTTCCTCAGCCTTTGCAAAAATGGATCAATCAAGGTTATGTCAAAATATTTGGAATCGATTTGGGGGAGTTTAAACCCGCACAAGATTATCCCACACTCAATCATCTCTTTACGCGTGAGCTTCAAAAAGAGCGTTTTGTTGATATGCAAGAGGATGTATGGGTCTCTCCGACAGATTCGTTGGTGATGGCTAGGGGAAAAGTGGAGCATAACTTGGCAATCCAAATCAAGGGAATGAGTTATGGAGTGAGTGAGTTTTTGGGAGAAGTGGTAGAAGATGGGTATTGTTATCTAAATTTGTATCTATCTCCTAAAGACTATCATCGCTATCATGCACCTTGTGATATGGAGGTAGTGGAGGTGCGCTATTTTGGCGGGGAGCTTTTGCCTGTCAATCAAAAGTCCTTGTTTAAAAATCACAATCTTTTTATACGCAATGAGCGTGTTGTGGTCGTAGCAAAGGATCAAAGAGGAAGAAAATTTTTCTATGTTGCTGTGGGGGCTTTAAATGTGGGACAAATGCTTTTGCATTTTGAGCCAAGGCTACAGACCAATGCTAGAGCAAATGAGTGTATTACATATGCATATCAAGAGCCTGTGAAGATAAAAAAGGGGCGAGAAATGGGAATGTTTAAAATGGGTTCAACTGTTGTGCTGATCGCCTCGGGAGTGAATTTTGAGCTAGAAGAGGGGCGGAGCGTGAAATTTGGAGAGAGAATAGGGAGTTTTGTATGA
- the mqnP gene encoding menaquinone biosynthesis prenyltransferase MqnP, giving the protein MLKKIKDFSELVAFEHTIFSAPFMLIALLCASLQKNHSLWFGFEILGLCLLALIFARNFAMAFNRYLDRDIDAKNERTKNRPSVDGRIGINAMRVLIIFNALGFVGVSYMINSLAFLLSFPFLFILGFYSYMKRFSCLAHLVLGLSLGLAPIAGCIAILGEIPFWCVLLSLGVLFWVAGFDLLYSLQDIEFDRAHHLYSIPSVLGIYKTLWISRIFHLLTLVCWLGFIWNFQGGWLAYVGLFVCALILLYEQILVSRDFRNIPKAFFVSNGYLGFVFLSAMILDGVF; this is encoded by the coding sequence ATGCTAAAAAAAATTAAAGATTTTAGTGAGCTTGTTGCCTTTGAACATACGATTTTTTCTGCTCCTTTTATGTTGATTGCGCTATTGTGTGCTTCTTTGCAAAAAAATCATTCTTTGTGGTTTGGGTTTGAAATACTGGGGCTTTGCTTGCTTGCCCTTATCTTTGCACGCAATTTTGCAATGGCTTTTAATCGCTATTTGGATCGTGATATTGATGCAAAAAATGAACGCACAAAAAACCGCCCAAGTGTTGATGGGCGCATTGGAATCAATGCAATGAGGGTTTTGATCATCTTTAATGCACTCGGATTTGTTGGTGTGAGCTATATGATTAATTCCCTTGCTTTTCTTTTGTCTTTCCCCTTTTTGTTTATTTTGGGATTTTATTCCTATATGAAGCGTTTTTCTTGTCTTGCGCATCTTGTGCTTGGATTGAGTTTGGGACTTGCACCCATTGCTGGGTGTATTGCTATTTTGGGTGAGATTCCATTTTGGTGCGTTTTGCTTTCTTTGGGTGTGTTATTTTGGGTAGCAGGATTTGATTTGTTGTATTCTTTGCAAGATATTGAGTTTGATAGAGCTCATCATCTCTATTCTATTCCAAGTGTGTTGGGAATCTATAAAACCTTATGGATCTCGCGGATTTTCCACCTTTTGACTCTTGTGTGTTGGCTTGGATTTATATGGAATTTTCAAGGTGGGTGGCTTGCTTATGTGGGATTATTTGTTTGTGCTTTGATTTTGTTATATGAGCAAATTTTAGTCAGTAGAGATTTTAGAAATATTCCTAAGGCCTTTTTTGTCAGCAATGGATATTTGGGGTTTGTGTTCTTGAGTGCAATGATTTTAGATGGAGTGTTTTGA
- a CDS encoding Crp/Fnr family transcriptional regulator: MREIFSHPLFADIKNQELVLNSSKVMHFKKGQSIFEMEDLPKYLYILLSGVVYVCENTLGGKRNIIAVFGERGECFGEVILFLDIPYPYYTLMAQEGDVLAIPKEFVLEYMSKAMNKILARKAFNLSNKIQILSKTSLREKILNYLKIYPNTTLKRYELAEFLGVSRPALSKEILSMIKEGIIIEHHKQIQICKSR, encoded by the coding sequence GTGAGAGAGATCTTTTCTCATCCCTTGTTTGCAGATATCAAGAATCAGGAGCTAGTTTTAAACTCTAGCAAGGTTATGCATTTCAAAAAAGGTCAGAGTATTTTTGAAATGGAGGATCTCCCAAAATATCTGTATATTTTGTTAAGTGGGGTGGTATATGTGTGTGAAAATACATTGGGAGGGAAGCGCAATATTATTGCTGTGTTTGGGGAGAGGGGAGAGTGCTTTGGAGAGGTGATTTTGTTTTTGGATATCCCTTATCCTTATTATACGCTTATGGCTCAAGAGGGTGACGTGCTAGCGATCCCCAAAGAATTTGTTCTTGAGTATATGTCAAAGGCGATGAATAAGATTTTGGCCAGAAAGGCTTTCAATCTTTCGAATAAGATTCAAATCCTTAGCAAAACCTCTTTGAGGGAGAAAATCCTAAATTATTTGAAAATCTATCCAAACACTACACTAAAACGCTATGAGCTTGCTGAGTTTCTAGGAGTTTCACGCCCCGCTCTTTCTAAAGAAATCTTATCAATGATTAAAGAGGGGATTATCATTGAGCATCATAAGCAAATCCAGATTTGCAAGTCAAGATAA